A segment of the Luteolibacter rhizosphaerae genome:
ATTCCAAGGATGGTCCCACCCGCACCGGGCGCAGGGAAAGGCTGCTTTGCCACATCCCCGCCAGGTTCATCGTCGATCCTTCGGTCCCCTCGCCCGATTGGGTCGAGAAGGTAAGCAAGGCATCCGTCTTTGTCGTCGACACGTCCCGGGCGACATACGAGATCACTTGGCCGGAGGAATTGTAGCGCGTCGTGCTCGTCGCATTCACTCCCTCGGCCGAGCCGTAGGTATCCATGGCGAAGTAATCGCCCACATAAATCGGCGCACTCCCCGGCTTCGTAACATAGTAAGTCGGCTCCGCCGACTCCTCGTTGTAGATCGCCTTCAGTGACCACCCCGCAATACTTGGAATGACACCTGAACTCACTAAAAATCCCATAAACTCTCGATTCGACATGCGATAAGTCGTAATCCGCGACTGATACTCATAGTTCGTTTGGATGGGATTTCCCTGAAAATCATACCGCGTCCACTCATTCTCGAACGCCGGCGTCGTCGGAAATACGGGCCGCCCGAACTCATCCCTCACCACGGTGCCCGCCACCGAGAATTGCTCCGTCAACCTCACGGTGACCAGCGACTCGGTGCCAGGAGAAGCGTAAGCATTGCCAGCGAGAAGTGCGACCGAGGAGATCGCGCAGTATGGAATTCGGAGAAGCTTCATGATCGAATAAATCGACGTAGAAATCCCCCATTCTATTCACCGGGCAAACCGATAAATCATTCGGATCTTCATTCGCAGCGTTCCGGCAAGCAAAACGACTTGATCCTGAGCGATTCGAATCCGTTCAGCGCAAATCCGCAGTTTCGGGGATACCAGGACTGGGCCTGTACACTCAGGGCTTGCACCGGGCCTCCGCAACCCCTATTTCGCCGGTCCGCAACCATGGCCAGCACGCCCGTCATCAACCTCCGCAAGGGACACGCCGTCCGTCACAACAACGACGTTTGCGTCGTGATCTCCCACGAACTCAAGACGCCCCCACGCATGGCGTCCTACGTGGTGATGTCGATCCGCAGCGTCGCGACCAAGAAGGTCGCGAACCTTCGCCTCACCTCGAACGACTCGATGGAGTCCGTTCTTCTGGAGCGCATCCCGCACGAGTATTCCTATAAGGACTCCAGCGGTTACCATTTCCTGCACAACGAGACCTACGACGATGTGGCCGTCCACGACGACATCATCGACACCGTTCGAAACTATCTGATCGAGGGCAATACCTACACCCTTCTCTTCGCTGACGGTCTGGTGGCCGACATCGAGTTGCCGCCTTCGATGGAGATGATCGTGGCCGAATCACCGGAAGGTGTTAAGGGTGACTCTGCGAACAACGCTTACAAGTCCGCCACTATGGAAACCGGCCTTGTGGTGCAAGTCCCGCTCTTCATCAACCCGGGCGAAAAGCTGATCATCAAAACGGAAGATGCGTCCTACATCAGCCGCGCTTAGTTGAATCCTCTCTGAAAAGCCGGGCTCCTCACGGGGTCCGGCTTTTTCGTTGTTGGATGGGATGCTGATTTTCAATCTTTTGTGCCCTCGTCACTTGCCCCGGCTTGGCATTCCTGCACGCTTTCTGCTCTAACGGGCTCGGATGACGAGGGAACACGAGCGGCTAGACGAAGATCTGACCCGGGGGAAGAACTGGAAGCGCTGGGGCCCTTACCTCAGCGAGCGCCAGTGGGGCACCGTGCGGGAGGATTATTCAGAGCACGGCAATAGTTGGGGCGAGTTCCCCCACGATCACGCCCGCCGCCGCGCCTACCGCTGGGGCGAGGACGGTCTCCAAGGCTGGTGCGACCGCCAATGCCGCCTTTGCTTTGCTCCTGCTCTTTGGAACGGAAAGGACACGATCCTGAAAGAGCGGCTCTTCGGGCTGGGAGGAAACGAGGGCAACCACGGCGAGGATGTGAAGGAGTGCTACTACTACCTCGATTCCACCCCCACCCATTCCTACACCAAGGCGCTTTACAAGTATCCACAGGGCCGGTTTCCCTACACCGAGATCCGGGAGAAGAATGCCGAACTCGGCCGCGAGGGTCCGGAGTTGGAACTCGCGGACATGGGGATGTTCGACGGGGGGCGTTACTTTGACGTGCTGCAAGAAGTGGCGAAGAGATCGCCGGAGGACATGCTGTGGCGGATCACGGTGACGAATCGGGGGGCGGAGGCGGCGGAGATTCATGTGCTGCCGACTTTGTGGTTCCGGAATGTTTGGAAGTGGGGGTCGGAGAGAGAGACACCTTTGCGCAAGCCTTCAATTGCATTGCATGGTGACCACTTGTTTGCGTCGCATGAGACCTTGGGGGACTTTTTGTTCTATGCGGACTCTCCGGATGCGGAGGAGGAGCCGGAGTGGCTGTTCACGGAGAACGAGACGGATTATCCGGCGATCTACGGGATTGGCGGACCGACGGAGTATGTGAAGGACGGTTTCCACAAGCTGCTGATCCAAGGGGAGAAAGACGCGGTTTCCCCGCTGCCGATGGGGACGAAGGCGGCGCCGCACCTGAAGTTCATGGTGCCGGCCGGGGGAAGCGTGACGATCCGATGCCGCTTACACGCAACCACCTCGGCCGACGGGGTGACCGGCTTGGCAGGGTTCGAGGAGACGTTCGAGGAGCGGATCGCGGAATGCGACGAGTTCTATGGCGAGGTGATTACTTCCGGGCTCTCTCCGGAGGAGAATCTGATCTGCCGTCAGGGCTACGCCGGGTTGCTGTGGTCGAAGCAGTTTTACCACTACGTGATCGATGACTGGCTGAAGGGTGACAGCGACGGCCCGGCTCCGCCGGAAGCGCGGTTGAACGGGCGGAATTCCGATTGGGGACACTTTTTCGCCAGAGACGTGCTCTCGATGCCGGACAAGTGGGAGTATCCGTGGTTCGCGGCGTGGGACTCGGCCTTCCACATGATCCCCTTTGCCGCGGTGGATCCGGACTTCGCGAAGGATCAACTGCTTTTGCTACTACGTGAGTGGTACATGCACCCGAACGGGCAGTTGCCGGCTTATGAGTGGAATTTCTCCGATGTGAACCCGCCGGTGCATGCTTGGGCGGTGTGGCGGGTTTACAAGATCGCCGACCCGAAGGGACAGCGGGACCTGCTGTTCCTGGAGCGGGCCTTCCAGAAGCTGTTGCTGAACTTCACCTGGTGGGTCAATCGCAAGGACGTCGAGGGGCGTCACGTGTTCGGCGGCGGATTCCTCGGACTGGACAACATCGGGGTCTTCGACCGCTCGCATGCGTTGCCGGATGGTGGCAAGCTGCATCAGGCGGACGGCACGGCGTGGATGGCGTCCTACTGCCTGCTGATGCTGGCGATGGCGCTGGAACTGGCCAGCGAGAAGCCCGCTTACGAGGACATTGCCTCGAAGTTCTTCGAGCACTTCGTCAGCATCACGGATGCGATCAACTCGCTGGGCGGGACGGGTCTATGGGACAGCCAGGACGGGTTCTACTATGACCAGCTGATCGTGAACCATGACGAGCCGGTGCCACTGCGGATTCGCTCGCTGGTGGGACTTCTGCCGATGTGCGCGGTGACGGTGCTGAAGCAAACCACGATCGAATCGCTCTCCGGGTTCCGGAAGCGGATGGATTGGTTCCTGAGCAGCC
Coding sequences within it:
- a CDS encoding elongation factor P codes for the protein MASTPVINLRKGHAVRHNNDVCVVISHELKTPPRMASYVVMSIRSVATKKVANLRLTSNDSMESVLLERIPHEYSYKDSSGYHFLHNETYDDVAVHDDIIDTVRNYLIEGNTYTLLFADGLVADIELPPSMEMIVAESPEGVKGDSANNAYKSATMETGLVVQVPLFINPGEKLIIKTEDASYISRA
- a CDS encoding MGH1-like glycoside hydrolase domain-containing protein; this encodes MTREHERLDEDLTRGKNWKRWGPYLSERQWGTVREDYSEHGNSWGEFPHDHARRRAYRWGEDGLQGWCDRQCRLCFAPALWNGKDTILKERLFGLGGNEGNHGEDVKECYYYLDSTPTHSYTKALYKYPQGRFPYTEIREKNAELGREGPELELADMGMFDGGRYFDVLQEVAKRSPEDMLWRITVTNRGAEAAEIHVLPTLWFRNVWKWGSERETPLRKPSIALHGDHLFASHETLGDFLFYADSPDAEEEPEWLFTENETDYPAIYGIGGPTEYVKDGFHKLLIQGEKDAVSPLPMGTKAAPHLKFMVPAGGSVTIRCRLHATTSADGVTGLAGFEETFEERIAECDEFYGEVITSGLSPEENLICRQGYAGLLWSKQFYHYVIDDWLKGDSDGPAPPEARLNGRNSDWGHFFARDVLSMPDKWEYPWFAAWDSAFHMIPFAAVDPDFAKDQLLLLLREWYMHPNGQLPAYEWNFSDVNPPVHAWAVWRVYKIADPKGQRDLLFLERAFQKLLLNFTWWVNRKDVEGRHVFGGGFLGLDNIGVFDRSHALPDGGKLHQADGTAWMASYCLLMLAMALELASEKPAYEDIASKFFEHFVSITDAINSLGGTGLWDSQDGFYYDQLIVNHDEPVPLRIRSLVGLLPMCAVTVLKQTTIESLSGFRKRMDWFLSSRPDLLKYINVRRNTGDKKSALCLLAIPSEAQLRKTLHRMLDPNEFLSDYGIRSLSKAHDKEPFVFEHGGVRNEVQYTPGESNTDMFGGNSNWRGPIWFPTNFLIVEALERYHHFYGDSFKIEYPTGSGVEKTLKEVAIDICDRLISLFCPCETGYRPCFGNAETAKRYSDVEHWQNLLLFHEYFHSETGEGLGASHQTGWTSLVVRLVRDRREKLCQRIM